A portion of the Chryseobacterium tructae genome contains these proteins:
- a CDS encoding carboxymuconolactone decarboxylase family protein — protein MTATKFNVPTREEVSTNNQALFDTLQKGLGFIPNTYATIALSSTALENYMTFTNAKTSLSKKEKEVINLIVSQVNSCEYCLAAHTAIGKLNGFNEEQIIEIRKGTITFDNRFGALAKFAKEIAINKGHINNVTLENLLDQGFSKENVMDIILAVADISITNYVNNITKVPIDFPPASQLD, from the coding sequence ATGACAGCAACAAAATTCAACGTTCCTACCCGTGAAGAGGTTTCAACTAACAACCAGGCTCTTTTTGATACTTTACAAAAAGGTTTAGGGTTTATCCCCAATACATATGCGACCATTGCCCTGAGCAGCACTGCATTGGAAAACTATATGACTTTCACCAACGCCAAAACTTCACTGAGCAAAAAAGAAAAAGAGGTCATCAACTTAATAGTGAGCCAGGTGAACTCTTGTGAGTATTGTCTGGCCGCCCACACTGCAATTGGTAAACTTAATGGTTTTAATGAAGAACAAATCATAGAAATTAGAAAAGGGACAATCACTTTTGATAACAGATTTGGTGCCTTAGCAAAATTTGCCAAAGAAATAGCGATTAACAAAGGGCATATCAACAATGTAACACTGGAAAATCTGCTTGATCAAGGTTTTTCAAAAGAAAATGTAATGGATATTATTCTTGCTGTAGCTGATATTTCAATCACAAATTATGTCAACAACATTACAAAAGTTCCTATTGATTTCCCACCTGCATCACAATTAGATTAA
- a CDS encoding helix-turn-helix domain-containing protein: MSGQNNYTLINPNTGNLAFKIFDFENSERFDHIQRNNFFSLIFILEGSGEVKADFSKHQFQNGAMFAFSPYQPFLFSSDRDCKGFAVQFHPDFFCIHKHQNEVACNGVLFNNIYEPPFLTLNTAQQEQINTIVAQLKSEILNKDLAQYELLIAHLKILLIHLSRIKMEQQPEESKEKITGEKPFVLQHLKDAIEDHFKIKHSASEYAEMLNISSKALAKITKTHFNKTVTELISERIIIEAKRELYLTSKTVKEIANELGYQDEYYFSRFFKINADVSPQIYRDTVGFAVAEK, encoded by the coding sequence ATGTCAGGACAGAATAACTATACACTCATTAATCCCAATACAGGCAATCTTGCTTTTAAAATATTTGATTTTGAAAACAGTGAACGTTTTGATCACATCCAACGGAATAACTTCTTTTCCCTGATTTTTATTCTGGAAGGTTCCGGAGAAGTAAAGGCTGATTTTTCAAAACATCAGTTTCAGAATGGAGCTATGTTTGCCTTTTCTCCCTATCAGCCATTTTTATTTTCTTCTGATCGGGATTGTAAGGGATTTGCTGTGCAGTTTCATCCGGATTTCTTTTGCATTCATAAACATCAGAATGAGGTAGCCTGTAACGGAGTCCTTTTTAACAATATCTATGAACCTCCTTTTTTAACTTTGAATACGGCTCAGCAAGAGCAGATCAATACCATTGTGGCTCAGCTTAAAAGTGAAATTCTTAACAAGGATCTTGCTCAATATGAACTTTTGATAGCCCATCTCAAAATTCTTCTGATTCATCTTTCCAGAATAAAAATGGAACAGCAACCTGAAGAATCAAAAGAAAAAATAACAGGTGAAAAGCCTTTTGTCTTGCAACATTTAAAAGATGCGATTGAAGATCATTTTAAAATCAAGCATTCTGCCAGTGAATATGCTGAAATGTTGAATATTTCATCTAAAGCATTAGCTAAAATAACAAAAACCCACTTTAATAAAACGGTTACAGAATTAATTTCTGAACGTATTATCATTGAGGCCAAGCGAGAACTGTATCTTACTTCAAAAACAGTTAAAGAAATTGCCAACGAATTGGGCTATCAGGATGAATATTACTTTAGTCGATTTTTTAAAATCAATGCAGATGTATCTCCTCAAATCTATCGGGATACTGTTGGTTTTGCTGTAGCAGAAAAATAA
- a CDS encoding winged helix-turn-helix transcriptional regulator, with the protein MKKERMELGPECKNHIRGVKDTVYLLEGKWKTIIISHLYFGGKMRFMDLKRQLEGIAAKTLSKELKDLEMNNLVNRTQNNTMPVTVDYELTDFGKSLHGIIDTMAKWGIEYREQLLKK; encoded by the coding sequence ATGAAAAAGGAAAGAATGGAGCTTGGCCCGGAGTGTAAGAATCATATTCGAGGTGTAAAAGATACTGTATACCTTTTAGAAGGAAAGTGGAAGACCATTATCATCAGTCATTTGTATTTTGGAGGTAAAATGCGTTTTATGGATCTGAAAAGACAGCTTGAAGGTATAGCAGCAAAAACCCTTTCAAAGGAATTGAAAGACTTGGAAATGAATAATCTGGTAAATAGAACTCAAAATAATACGATGCCTGTAACCGTAGATTATGAACTTACAGATTTTGGAAAAAGTCTGCATGGTATCATTGATACCATGGCAAAATGGGGCATAGAATATAGAGAGCAATTGCTAAAAAAGTAA
- a CDS encoding NAD(P)H-dependent oxidoreductase — translation MSLQETLNWRSATKGYNGKTIEDEKLEQILEAIRLAPSSSGLQPFKVLVIKNKELREKLQPISCNQDQIVKASHILVFAAWDEYTTERVDSFFEFSNEVRNLPQTTTDDYRLNLLTMLEKQTKDQHFNNASKQTYIALGFGLLAAADLRVDATPIEGFNNKAVDELLNLPQQGLKSTV, via the coding sequence ATGTCACTACAAGAAACCCTAAACTGGAGATCAGCAACCAAAGGTTATAACGGAAAAACTATTGAAGATGAAAAACTAGAGCAGATATTGGAAGCCATTCGCCTTGCCCCTTCAAGTTCAGGCCTTCAACCTTTTAAAGTATTGGTGATCAAAAATAAAGAGCTCAGAGAAAAATTACAACCTATTTCATGTAATCAGGATCAAATTGTAAAAGCATCTCATATTCTTGTCTTTGCTGCCTGGGATGAATATACTACAGAAAGAGTGGATTCATTTTTTGAGTTCAGCAATGAGGTAAGAAATCTTCCCCAAACGACTACTGATGATTATCGTCTGAATCTCTTAACCATGTTAGAGAAACAAACCAAAGATCAGCACTTTAACAATGCCTCCAAACAAACTTACATAGCTTTAGGGTTTGGGCTTTTGGCTGCGGCTGACCTGAGAGTGGATGCCACTCCCATAGAAGGATTTAACAATAAAGCTGTGGATGAGCTTCTTAACTTACCCCAACAAGGTTTAAAGAGTACTGTTTGA
- a CDS encoding MsnO8 family LLM class oxidoreductase, with amino-acid sequence MDLKLSILDQTPVIKGGNAAQALENSLKLAKMADELGYHSILYSEHHGVEAYGSSSPEILAATVLAHTKNIKVGTGGIMLRNYSAFKIAEWAKMLATFYPNRFILGLGKAPGGLKDAVLALNGHRLPILNNLNERLEEIMAYLTEQNYKEAEVFAQPANVPALPEVTWLGSGENSAKEAAKYGISYSMADFIADGSNTEIREMYLEEFNEHGYNDRPSFQVAISVSVAKNIEQARRNAFGMVYQFVESRKILAPGALRSSEEVETLLDKNEDKQLFNTLLNKVVIGTPDTIHSTLEEKAIQYGTHDLVLLSNMFREEDRIFTYKNIIK; translated from the coding sequence ATGGATTTGAAATTAAGCATCCTTGATCAAACTCCTGTTATCAAAGGAGGTAACGCTGCACAAGCACTCGAAAATAGCTTGAAACTTGCAAAAATGGCGGATGAATTGGGATATCATAGCATCTTGTATTCAGAGCATCATGGTGTGGAAGCTTATGGAAGCTCCAGTCCCGAAATCCTGGCTGCAACAGTTCTAGCCCATACGAAAAACATTAAGGTGGGTACCGGAGGAATTATGCTGCGTAATTATTCTGCTTTTAAAATTGCTGAATGGGCAAAAATGCTGGCAACATTCTATCCCAACCGCTTTATATTAGGACTTGGAAAAGCTCCGGGAGGTTTGAAAGATGCTGTCCTCGCATTGAACGGTCATAGACTTCCTATTCTTAACAATCTGAATGAAAGGCTAGAGGAAATCATGGCTTACCTAACAGAACAAAACTATAAAGAGGCTGAAGTATTTGCTCAGCCAGCCAATGTTCCTGCATTACCTGAGGTCACATGGTTGGGTTCTGGAGAAAATTCAGCAAAAGAAGCCGCAAAATATGGCATTTCCTACTCTATGGCGGATTTCATTGCAGACGGCTCGAATACTGAGATCCGTGAAATGTATCTGGAGGAATTTAATGAACATGGATACAACGATCGACCTTCTTTTCAGGTAGCAATTTCTGTTTCCGTTGCCAAGAATATTGAACAGGCACGCCGGAATGCCTTTGGAATGGTATATCAGTTTGTAGAATCCAGAAAAATTCTGGCTCCCGGTGCCTTGAGATCTTCTGAAGAAGTAGAAACTCTTCTCGATAAAAATGAAGACAAGCAATTATTTAATACCTTACTCAATAAAGTTGTAATAGGCACTCCGGATACCATACATTCAACACTGGAAGAGAAGGCAATACAATACGGCACCCATGATCTTGTCCTATTATCCAATATGTTTAGGGAAGAAGACAGGATATTCACTTATAAAAATATCATTAAGTAA
- a CDS encoding MBL fold metallo-hydrolase: MKKTAFSLLALLLHLACQAQNFDVIPLGIYGGEQEDNLSAYLVGATKDNTFLCLDAGTVNTGIRKAIQEKSLNGTEETVLKDQIKGYFISHGHLDHLAGLIINSPADSKKDIFAIPSVIQILQNHYFITDTWINFADQGQKPILGKYHYNELQDGVETPTQKTSFFLTGYELSHVNPYKSSAALVRNGDHYLLYLGDTGADRIEKSDRMDNLWKNVAPLVQSKQLNTILIEVSFPNSQPENLLFGHLTPNLLVEELEKLKEKTGQKDLEGLNIVVTHRKPTGKNPEIIKQELLKSNPLKVKYIFPEQGKRINLP; this comes from the coding sequence ATGAAAAAAACAGCATTTTCTTTACTGGCACTTTTGTTACATCTGGCCTGCCAGGCACAAAATTTTGACGTTATTCCATTAGGGATCTATGGAGGAGAACAAGAAGATAATTTATCTGCTTATCTGGTGGGTGCCACCAAAGACAATACTTTTCTTTGCTTGGATGCCGGTACTGTAAACACGGGAATCCGAAAAGCAATTCAGGAGAAAAGTCTTAACGGAACTGAAGAAACGGTTCTGAAAGATCAAATTAAAGGCTATTTTATTTCTCATGGCCATTTGGATCATTTAGCAGGTCTTATTATCAATTCACCAGCTGATTCCAAAAAAGATATTTTTGCTATTCCATCCGTTATTCAAATTCTACAGAATCATTATTTCATTACAGATACCTGGATCAATTTTGCCGATCAGGGACAAAAACCGATCCTTGGGAAATATCATTATAATGAGCTTCAGGACGGAGTGGAAACTCCAACACAGAAAACCTCTTTCTTCTTAACGGGATATGAATTAAGCCATGTCAATCCATACAAAAGCAGTGCTGCACTTGTCAGAAATGGAGACCATTACCTGCTTTATCTAGGTGACACAGGAGCAGACAGAATCGAGAAGTCTGACCGCATGGACAACCTTTGGAAGAATGTTGCACCTTTGGTACAAAGCAAACAGTTGAATACTATACTGATCGAAGTTTCCTTCCCAAACAGCCAGCCTGAAAATCTATTGTTTGGACACCTTACCCCTAACCTATTGGTGGAAGAATTGGAAAAACTAAAAGAAAAAACAGGCCAGAAAGATCTTGAAGGCCTTAATATCGTGGTTACTCATAGAAAACCCACAGGAAAAAATCCTGAGATCATCAAACAAGAATTATTAAAAAGCAACCCTTTAAAGGTAAAGTATATTTTTCCTGAGCAGGGTAAAAGAATCAATTTACCTTAA
- the arr gene encoding NAD(+)--rifampin ADP-ribosyltransferase: MTVKDEIFDKGPFYHGTKADLQIGDLLTAGGHSNYKSDFRMNHIYFTALLNGAGLAATLAKGDGVERVYIVEPTATFENDPNLTDKKFPGNLTRSYRSESPLKIVGEAIDWKKPSPEELQKFRGKLENSKGEIIN, translated from the coding sequence ATGACAGTGAAAGATGAAATTTTTGATAAAGGTCCTTTTTATCATGGTACAAAAGCAGACCTTCAAATAGGAGATTTGTTGACGGCAGGTGGCCATTCCAATTATAAATCCGATTTCAGGATGAATCATATTTATTTCACTGCATTGCTTAATGGAGCTGGGCTTGCTGCAACATTAGCGAAAGGTGATGGAGTTGAGCGGGTGTATATCGTAGAACCAACGGCCACTTTTGAAAATGATCCGAATTTAACGGATAAAAAATTCCCAGGCAATCTAACCCGTTCTTATCGTTCAGAATCTCCATTGAAAATTGTTGGGGAAGCCATAGATTGGAAAAAACCCAGTCCCGAAGAACTTCAGAAGTTTCGCGGAAAATTGGAAAATAGTAAAGGAGAAATAATCAATTAA
- a CDS encoding helix-turn-helix domain-containing protein — MALFLTPDNVYKLYHIDPSKKMEGIVILHQKNHPGKEYKEHTRVFDGLLLGFMIQGSMKAQIHFLEYELNAGDIAVLQPQLMIDTQSLSEDAEIVTIGLSLDFIAAFPILREFVMNHQIRWKPVITLQPEEIRLQRELVTLIQDFYHKPSSPRKIEMLRHLVMALMCLISEAYSGLADQNSFIKNRTHEIIDDFYLLLSKYATQQRSVKFYAEKLHLTPQYLSTFLKQKTGKSVLQWIDHAMILYAKTQLKSTNLSIKQISHELHFENSSVFCRFFKKITGVSPRAFRNGS, encoded by the coding sequence ATGGCTTTATTTTTAACTCCTGATAATGTTTATAAACTGTACCATATTGATCCTTCAAAAAAGATGGAAGGTATTGTTATTCTGCACCAAAAAAACCATCCCGGAAAGGAATACAAAGAGCACACTCGGGTATTTGACGGCTTATTATTAGGATTTATGATCCAGGGATCCATGAAAGCTCAGATCCATTTCCTGGAATATGAACTCAATGCAGGAGACATCGCGGTCTTACAGCCACAGCTGATGATTGATACTCAATCTCTGAGTGAAGACGCAGAGATCGTAACCATTGGCCTTTCATTAGATTTTATTGCTGCATTTCCAATTTTGCGTGAATTTGTGATGAACCACCAAATCCGGTGGAAACCGGTTATCACACTTCAACCTGAAGAGATAAGATTACAGCGAGAATTGGTCACATTAATCCAAGACTTTTACCATAAACCCTCAAGCCCAAGAAAAATAGAAATGTTGCGTCATCTTGTGATGGCATTGATGTGTCTAATTTCCGAGGCTTATTCCGGATTGGCAGATCAGAATAGTTTTATAAAGAACCGTACTCATGAAATCATCGATGATTTTTATCTATTGCTTTCAAAATATGCTACCCAGCAGCGCAGTGTCAAATTCTATGCAGAAAAGCTACATTTAACCCCACAATATCTTTCTACTTTTCTGAAACAAAAAACAGGAAAATCGGTTTTGCAATGGATTGACCACGCCATGATTCTATATGCTAAAACACAACTCAAATCAACCAATTTATCCATTAAGCAGATCAGTCATGAGTTACATTTTGAAAACTCCAGTGTATTCTGCAGATTTTTTAAAAAGATCACAGGAGTCTCACCAAGAGCTTTCAGGAATGGTTCATAA
- a CDS encoding TCR/Tet family MFS transporter, with protein MKNSTKKAAIGFIFITLLIDITGWGIILPVVPKLIKELIHGDISEAARYGGWLGFAYAFTQFIFSPVIGNLSDQFGRRPIILISLLGFAVDYIFLAVAPSIGWLFFGRIIAGITGASISTASAYIADISNDKDRTKNFGMIGAALGLGFIIGPVIGGLLGHYGARIPFYAAAGLCFLNFLYGYFILPESLDSNQRRPFEWKRANPVGSLLFLRKHREISSLVIALILVYIGIHAVQSNWHFFTMYQFGWNEQMVGISLGTLGLLLGLVQGGLIRWTTPKLGEQKSVYYGLACYALGLLLFAFATQGWMMFVFLIPYSLGGICGPALQSIITKDISPNEQGELQGSLTSLVSATSIIGPPIMTNLFYYFTHDNAPFKFSGAPFFLASVLITISLVIVYFVFKQKNEK; from the coding sequence ATGAAAAATTCAACAAAAAAAGCAGCAATTGGGTTTATATTTATAACCTTACTGATTGATATTACAGGATGGGGAATCATCCTTCCGGTCGTTCCTAAACTAATTAAAGAGCTCATTCATGGTGATATTAGTGAAGCTGCCCGATATGGCGGCTGGCTTGGTTTTGCTTATGCTTTTACACAGTTTATATTTTCACCTGTGATAGGAAACCTCAGTGATCAATTTGGAAGACGTCCTATTATTTTAATTTCTCTTTTGGGTTTTGCTGTAGACTATATTTTTTTAGCCGTTGCTCCTTCCATTGGCTGGCTATTTTTTGGAAGAATCATTGCCGGAATTACAGGAGCCAGTATATCAACAGCAAGTGCCTATATCGCTGATATTTCCAATGATAAAGACAGAACCAAAAATTTTGGTATGATTGGAGCAGCCTTAGGATTAGGATTTATCATAGGCCCGGTTATCGGTGGACTATTAGGCCATTATGGGGCAAGAATTCCTTTCTATGCCGCCGCTGGTTTGTGTTTTTTAAATTTTCTTTATGGCTATTTTATTCTTCCGGAAAGTCTGGATAGTAATCAACGTAGACCATTTGAATGGAAACGCGCTAATCCCGTCGGATCACTTCTATTTTTAAGAAAGCACCGTGAAATATCTAGCTTAGTTATCGCTTTAATCCTTGTCTATATTGGAATTCATGCTGTACAGAGCAATTGGCACTTCTTTACCATGTATCAATTTGGTTGGAACGAACAAATGGTCGGAATTTCTCTTGGAACGCTCGGATTATTATTAGGTCTGGTTCAAGGAGGTTTAATAAGATGGACAACTCCTAAATTAGGTGAACAAAAGAGTGTTTATTATGGTCTGGCGTGTTACGCCCTCGGATTATTATTATTTGCATTTGCTACTCAAGGATGGATGATGTTTGTCTTCCTTATTCCCTATAGCCTGGGGGGAATCTGTGGTCCCGCATTACAATCCATTATTACTAAAGACATTTCACCCAACGAACAAGGGGAACTTCAGGGATCATTAACGAGTTTAGTAAGCGCAACCTCCATTATAGGTCCTCCAATAATGACAAATTTATTCTACTATTTCACCCATGATAACGCTCCTTTCAAGTTTTCAGGAGCACCTTTTTTCTTAGCTTCCGTTTTAATAACAATTAGTTTAGTCATTGTCTATTTTGTTTTCAAACAAAAAAATGAAAAATAA
- a CDS encoding LytR/AlgR family response regulator transcription factor, with protein sequence MKHRCIIVDDEPFARELIASHLAHFENFEVIDSFENALKAYSFLEHHSVDLIFLDIEMPLMKGNDFLKKLKNPPKVIFTTAYREYAVEGYELNVIDYLLKPITFDRFFVSIEKFKQFQTPVKENDTASESHIFVTSGSKNIKIIFDEILYIESTKDYITIHLENGKSHHVKQNISVFEKLLNAEFIRVHRSFIIQTKRINAYTKNEIEINSVEIPIGISYKKNWQNYLEMHILRS encoded by the coding sequence ATGAAACATAGGTGTATTATTGTTGACGACGAACCTTTTGCGAGAGAATTAATTGCTTCTCATTTAGCTCATTTTGAAAATTTTGAGGTAATAGATTCTTTTGAAAATGCATTAAAAGCGTATTCTTTTTTAGAGCATCATTCTGTTGACCTCATCTTTTTGGATATTGAAATGCCTCTAATGAAAGGAAATGATTTTTTGAAAAAACTAAAAAATCCACCTAAAGTAATTTTTACAACTGCTTACAGAGAATATGCAGTTGAAGGCTATGAACTTAATGTCATCGATTATCTTTTGAAACCAATTACTTTTGATCGTTTTTTTGTTTCAATAGAAAAATTTAAACAATTTCAAACCCCTGTAAAAGAAAATGATACAGCATCTGAAAGTCATATTTTTGTAACAAGTGGCAGCAAAAATATTAAAATTATCTTCGATGAAATTTTGTATATCGAAAGCACGAAAGATTATATAACCATTCATTTGGAAAATGGAAAATCACATCATGTAAAACAGAATATATCGGTTTTTGAAAAACTATTGAATGCTGAATTTATCCGAGTTCACCGTTCTTTTATTATCCAGACAAAAAGAATAAATGCTTATACTAAAAACGAAATTGAAATAAACTCTGTCGAAATTCCCATTGGAATCAGCTACAAGAAAAACTGGCAGAATTATTTAGAAATGCATATTCTAAGATCGTAA
- a CDS encoding sensor histidine kinase, protein MSFINRIDLKRTALHCLYWILFLLFSFSNKSDNEDSYAFIFIYSCKTLAQAAVAYGLIYWIIPETLNKKRYLLFVIFALGWIYIILAFLMILKFYYLEPKFPTFFNDWLGHKMTVIERLTSGRLMIREFSFITYPVIILGFISFNRKQQRLLKLEEEKKSIELKVLKNQLNPHFLFNTLNNLYALTLKKDDRAPGIIAKLSEILDFVLYRCNEDYVPVEKEIILIENYIALEKLRYDENRLDVLFTKDIQENNKISPLIVLTFIENAFKHGVVNETEKATIRLNLVSKKEQIIFSIENTKPQNELSQMIDKSKIGLENVQKQLDLLYPKKHQLEIEETQMFYKVKLCLKN, encoded by the coding sequence ATGAGTTTTATCAACAGAATTGACTTAAAAAGAACGGCTCTCCATTGTTTATACTGGATTTTATTTTTGCTGTTTTCTTTTTCAAATAAATCTGACAATGAAGATTCTTATGCATTTATTTTTATTTATTCCTGTAAAACTTTAGCACAGGCTGCTGTTGCGTATGGTTTGATCTATTGGATTATTCCGGAAACATTAAATAAAAAAAGATATTTACTTTTTGTCATTTTTGCCTTAGGCTGGATTTATATTATTCTTGCTTTTTTAATGATTTTAAAATTTTATTATCTCGAACCCAAATTTCCAACTTTCTTCAATGATTGGCTTGGACATAAAATGACGGTTATTGAACGTCTTACCTCAGGCAGGCTCATGATAAGGGAGTTTTCTTTTATCACATATCCTGTTATTATTTTAGGATTTATCAGTTTTAATCGCAAACAACAGAGGCTTTTAAAATTGGAAGAAGAAAAGAAATCAATCGAATTAAAGGTGCTTAAAAATCAACTGAATCCTCATTTCCTGTTCAATACTTTAAATAATCTATATGCTTTAACCCTAAAAAAAGATGATAGAGCCCCTGGAATAATTGCTAAGTTATCTGAGATTTTAGACTTTGTTTTATACCGTTGCAATGAAGATTATGTTCCTGTTGAAAAAGAAATAATACTGATTGAAAATTATATTGCTTTGGAAAAATTACGGTATGACGAAAACAGATTGGATGTTTTATTTACGAAAGATATTCAGGAAAACAATAAAATTTCGCCTTTGATTGTATTGACATTTATCGAAAACGCTTTTAAACATGGTGTTGTTAATGAAACTGAAAAAGCAACCATCAGGCTGAATTTAGTAAGTAAAAAAGAACAAATTATTTTTAGTATTGAGAACACAAAGCCTCAAAATGAATTGTCCCAAATGATAGACAAATCTAAGATTGGTTTAGAAAACGTCCAGAAACAATTGGATTTATTATATCCTAAAAAACATCAGCTGGAAATTGAAGAAACGCAGATGTTTTATAAAGTTAAACTTTGTTTGAAAAATTAA
- a CDS encoding immunity protein Imm33 domain-containing protein: MIIYKGIQIDLIDSLNVETKGLNSYLSKEIRVAIGANHPDNYIEVIKYIIDYIVDSKPIVSENQNIGYYSWLLQFRVEDNCYDLYEVNSDGSGFNKGCDTAISVIRSQSEISAQQDLVSLFPNFNQTIVISDGVYEGKDIEGIRYDSSQNESGWYLITDDYDDNIKSLKTVHFYHVAFARPDILKYLAIPFGYRFLMKNGNVEIIKDEEV, from the coding sequence ATGATAATATACAAAGGCATTCAAATAGATTTAATAGATAGTCTTAATGTTGAAACAAAAGGTTTAAATTCTTATTTAAGCAAAGAAATTAGAGTTGCTATTGGAGCAAATCATCCCGATAATTACATAGAAGTTATTAAATATATTATAGATTATATTGTAGATAGCAAGCCGATTGTTTCTGAAAATCAGAATATTGGCTATTATTCATGGCTTTTACAATTTAGAGTAGAGGATAACTGTTATGATTTGTATGAAGTAAATTCTGATGGCAGTGGCTTTAATAAAGGTTGTGATACGGCTATTTCAGTAATTAGAAGCCAATCCGAAATTTCTGCACAACAGGATCTTGTTTCTCTTTTTCCAAACTTTAATCAAACAATTGTTATATCAGATGGTGTTTATGAAGGGAAAGATATTGAAGGAATTAGATATGATTCCTCTCAGAACGAAAGTGGTTGGTATCTTATCACAGACGATTATGATGACAATATTAAATCCTTGAAGACGGTGCATTTTTATCATGTTGCTTTTGCCAGACCTGATATTTTGAAATATCTAGCAATACCTTTCGGGTATAGATTTTTAATGAAAAATGGGAATGTTGAAATTATAAAAGACGAAGAAGTTTAA
- a CDS encoding ankyrin repeat domain-containing protein, with protein sequence MRCNNIENVFQLVRINQFESLKEEVNANNVNEFINKLHQNLLQEAIVSKNYEIVTYLLNCDIDVNHSDKDGKTPLHYSIANNDFQSTQSLLKKESIEINKKDIYGNNALWVAVFHARGYYNIVKLMKQSGADSNSKNNNNKSPLDFARQIDDVELEIILLN encoded by the coding sequence ATGCGCTGTAATAATATAGAAAATGTTTTTCAATTGGTGCGAATTAATCAATTTGAAAGTTTAAAAGAAGAAGTAAATGCAAATAATGTTAATGAATTTATTAATAAGCTCCATCAAAATCTTTTACAGGAAGCAATAGTCAGTAAAAATTATGAAATTGTAACTTATTTACTGAATTGTGACATTGATGTTAATCATTCTGACAAGGATGGGAAAACTCCACTGCATTATAGTATAGCAAATAATGATTTTCAGTCAACTCAATCATTATTGAAAAAAGAGTCAATAGAAATAAATAAAAAAGACATTTATGGAAATAATGCGCTTTGGGTTGCTGTATTTCATGCCAGAGGGTATTATAATATTGTAAAACTAATGAAACAATCTGGAGCAGATTCTAACTCGAAAAATAATAACAATAAATCTCCATTGGACTTTGCAAGACAAATAGATGATGTGGAATTAGAGATAATTTTGTTAAATTAA
- a CDS encoding CPBP family intramembrane glutamic endopeptidase encodes MIKKSKYLLYVLVYLIIQYVLGVLFIVLLGFNKGFRLLEYDWKVIFANVIIIIFLTLAFKKHILQYLNELKFSVKKIALYLFIGLIFSTISKFIFIEIYGGDFLFNPPSSLLLSNVLSVVLIAPIAEEIIYRAVPIEYLLKKELPKNWIVFFTSLFFSLIHLPNWSQIIVTFFLGVICSIVYIKERNLFYPIIIHFIYNLISVIIG; translated from the coding sequence ATGATAAAAAAAAGTAAATATCTTTTATATGTATTAGTATACCTTATAATACAGTATGTACTAGGGGTTCTGTTTATAGTCTTATTAGGGTTTAACAAAGGTTTTAGACTTTTAGAATATGATTGGAAAGTAATTTTCGCCAATGTTATAATCATTATATTTTTAACACTAGCGTTTAAAAAACATATTCTACAGTATTTAAATGAGCTAAAATTTTCGGTAAAAAAGATTGCGTTATATCTTTTTATTGGATTGATATTTTCAACGATCTCTAAATTTATTTTTATAGAAATTTATGGGGGTGATTTTTTATTTAATCCTCCTAGTTCATTGTTATTATCAAATGTACTAAGCGTTGTATTAATAGCTCCTATAGCAGAAGAAATCATATATAGAGCGGTTCCAATAGAGTATCTGTTAAAAAAAGAATTACCAAAAAATTGGATTGTGTTTTTTACATCTTTATTTTTTAGTTTAATTCACCTACCTAATTGGAGTCAAATTATAGTTACATTTTTTTTAGGAGTAATCTGTTCTATCGTATATATTAAAGAAAGAAACTTATTCTATCCCATAATAATACATTTTATTTATAATCTCATAAGTGTTATTATAGGGTAA